The following proteins are co-located in the Hevea brasiliensis isolate MT/VB/25A 57/8 chromosome 11, ASM3005281v1, whole genome shotgun sequence genome:
- the LOC110644394 gene encoding low-temperature-induced cysteine proteinase, translating into MGFQKSQLLFFFLLVAPLICLSFSLPSEYSIVGNDLHELLSEERVIELFQQWKQKYRKVYRHAEETEKRFENFRRNLKYVIEKNAKRESHSGHTVGLNKFADMSNVEFRQRYLSKVKKPIRKNSNLKTNRWQRNLQTCDDVPSSLDWRKKGVVTAVKDQGDCGSCWSFSTTGAIEGVNALVTGDLISLSEQELVDCDSTNDGCDGGYMDYAFEWVIDNGGIDTEADYPYTGVDGTCNTTKEEKKIVSIDGYEDVAESDSALLCATAHQPISVGMDGSAIDFQLYTSGIYDGSCSDNPDDIDHAVLIVGYGSEDDEDYWIVKNSWGTDWGMDGYFYLRRNTDLAYGVCAVNAMASYPTKESSAPSPTSPPSPPSPPPPPSPPPPPSPPPPPPPPPSPSPSECGDFSYCPSDETCCCIFEFCDFCLVYGCCPYENAVCCTGTEYCCPSDYPICDVDEGLCLQSQGDYLGVAAKKRHMAKHKFPWSKLDERKQERTNQPLQWKRNPFAAIR; encoded by the exons ATGGGTTTCCAAAAATCCCAattgcttttctttttcttgcttgTAGCTCCACTAATATGCCTCTCTTTTAGCCTCCCTAGTGAGTACTCCATTGTTGGTAATGACCTTCATGAGCTGCTTTCAGAGGAACGTGTAATCGAGCTCTTTCAACAATGGAAACAGAAGTACAGAAAGGTTTACAGGCATGCAGAGGAGACAGAAAAGAGGTTCGAAAATTTTCGTAGGAACTTGAAGTATGTGATCGAAAAGAATGCAAAGAGAGAGTCGCATTCAGGGCATACAGTTGGGTTGAACAAGTTTGCTGATATGAGCAATGTGGAGTTTAGGCAACGATATTTGTCGAAAGTGAAAAAACCCATCCGTAAAAATAGCAATCTGAAGACTAATAGGTGGCAGAGAAATTTGCAGACCTGCGATGATGTGCCTTCGAGCTTGGATTGGAGGAAGAAGGGAGTTGTTACTGCTGTTAAGGACCAAGGAGACTGTG GAAGTTGTTGGTCATTCTCTACAACTGGCGCAATAGAAGGAGTAAATGCCCTGGTCACTGGAGACCTCATTAGCCTTTCAGAACAAGAACTTGTCGATTGTGATTCAACCAATGATGGATGTGATGGAGGCTATATGGACTATGCTTTTGAGTGGGTTATTGACAATGGTGGAATTGATACAGAAGCTGATTATCCTTACACTGGTGTAGATGGCACCTGCAACACCACCAAG gagGAGAAAAAAATTGTATCCATTGATGGGTACGAAGACGTAGCTGAATCAGACAGTGCTCTCTTGTGTGCTACTGCTCATCAACCTATTAGTGTGGGTATGGATGGTTCTGCAATCGATTTTCAACTTTATACAAGC GGGATCTATGATGGTAGCTGCTCTGATAATCCTGACGACATAGATCATGCTGTTCTTATCGTTGGTTATGGCTCCGAAGATGATGAAGATTATTGGATTGTGAAGAATTCATGGGGTACAGATTGGGGTATGGACGGTTATTTCTATCTAAGAAGGAACACTGATCTAGCATATGGTGTTTGTGCTGTCAATGCAATGGCCTCTTATCCAACTAAAGAATCCTCTGCTCCATCTCCAACTAGTCCTCCTTCACCACCATCACCCCCTCCACCACCATCacctccaccaccaccatcaccaccgCCGCCGCCTCCTCCACCTCCCTCTCCTTCACCAAGTGAATGTGGGGACTTTTCTTATTGTCCAAGTGATGAGACATGCTGTTGCATTTTTGAATTCTGTGATTTCTGCCTGGTCTATGGTTGCTGTCCTTACGAGAATGCTGTTTGCTGCACTGGCACCGAATATTGTTGCCCCAGTGATTACCCCATTTGTGATGTTGATGAAGGGCTCTGCCTCCAG AGCCAAGGAGATTACCTGGGAGTGGCTGCAAAGAAGCGACATATGGCTAAGCACAAGTTCCCCTGGAGCAAGCTAGATGAAAGAAAACAAGAGAGAACAAATCAACCTCTCCAGTGGAAGAGGAACCCTTTCGCTGCGATTCGCTAA
- the LOC110650846 gene encoding uncharacterized protein LOC110650846, whose protein sequence is MMEERKLNFNVPLLSVRRSSNTSSSNGAKGKKVENSQLNRRHTLPSHKSDFNLYQVTEPVAVPFHWEHIPGRPKNDRVPNPQGLKEASVTPRGPPQRVMDIVKNTKGKKPEDQVVFRPQNEENSFKDIVVSGLNCKEEGVNEKAGLNSEIDDDDDVYSDALDTMAPTDSFSVNCSVSGVSGFDNQVLKRSGTFSTDPQTRDFMMSRFLPAAKAMTLETPHYASRKQPVSAEQPRQITNVVLPDRTPPVKRNESLNALSYHQDIEDEESENESDEYADSGSISTKGCGLLPRLSIKNSLCLLNPIAGMKVRTQASVSSTHDDIKRLSKAICARSQSPSVKKPAKDAVYKQKLDNEVQSPRLVGVENKPSCGSNRFSYASDRLMISQTSPFRRSTSRGISPRRNQAPQSSFSGGGFPGIPKEIEDLKTNKLKRYSKSQELVSYRGIRQGSCPVSPTVEKTLYVDTVNVAGLLCSNSGSSKVQEECMDSAEKDLKSLSNSREIQENAAIECFSEDTKCLNFPGGMGKQEHKGLQCGDADLSLLSDNLPHKGEAERIEDLSQALVCIRTHFEGNQDIESDQISNIDSENAKTSLVQNLLPPLQPKTPSESWLRRTLPSISSQNPSSHLYRGTNLQSKRQDLKTSCTRSKWENIVKSSYLHSDHVRYSEELFPHASQQSKS, encoded by the exons ATGATGGAGGAAAGAAAGTTGAATTTCAATGTGCCGCTTTTATCAGTTAGGCGATCTTCTAATACATCATCTTCAAATGGAGCAAAGGGGAAGAAAGTTGAAAACTCTCAGCTTAATAGACGCCATACTCTTCCTTCTCATAAATCAGATTTCAATTTATATCAAGTAACAGAACCAGTAGCTGTTCCTTTTCATTGGGAACATATCCCGGGCAGACCCAAGAATGATAGAGTTCCTAATCCTCAGGGCCTCAAGGAGGCTTCTGTTACTCCAAGGGGTCCTCCTCAAAGGGTAATGGATATTGTAAAGAATACTAAAGGTAAGAAACCTGAAGATCAAGTTGTGTTTAGGcctcaaaatgaagaaaattcgtTCAAGGATATTGTTGTGAGTGGATTGAATTGCAAAGAGGAGGGAGTGAATGAGAAAGCAGGCTTGAATTCAGagattgatgatgatgatgatgtttACTCTGATGCACTAGACACAATGGCTCCCACGGATTCATTCTCCGTGAACTGTAGTGTAAGCGGTGTGAGTGGCTTTGATAATCAGGTTCTGAAGCGATCAGGAACCTTCTCCACTGATCCACAAACCCGAGATTTCATGATGAGTCGCTTCTTGCCTGCTGCCAAGGCAATGACATTGGAGACACCTCATTATGCTTCAAGAAAGCAACCTGTGTCAGCTGAACAACCTAGGCAGATTACGAATGTTGTTCTTCCAGATAGGACACCTCCTGTTAAACGAAATGAATCTTTGAATGCCTTATCTTATCACCAGGATATAGAAGACGAAGAAAGTGAAAATGAATCTGATGAGTATGCAGATTCTGGCAGTATCTCAACCAAAGGTTGCGGTCTGCTCCCTCGGTTATCCATAAAGAATTCTTTGTGCCTCTTAAATCCTATCGCTGGGATGAAAGTTAGGACCCAGGCTTCCGTGTCTTCAACCCATGATGATATTAAAAGACTGAGTAAAGCGATTTGTGCCAGGTCTCAGAGTCCATCAGTAAAGAAG CCTGCCAAGGATGCTGTTTATAAACAAAAACTAGACAATGAAGTTCAATCGCCTAGGCTGGTTGGGGTTGAGAACAAGCCAAGTTGTGGATCCAATAGGTTCTCATATGCAAGCGACCGGCTAATGATAAGTCAGACATCTCCTTTTAGGCGTTCAACTTCAAGGGGCATTTCTCCTCGCCGCAATCAAGCACCTCAATCATCTTTCTCTGGAGGGGGATTTCCGGGCATTCCTAAAGAAATTGAGGATTTGAAAACCAATAAATTGAAACGCTATAGTAAATCTCAGGAACTAGTATCTTATCGTGGGATTAGACAGGGATCTTGCCCAGTGAGCCCCACCGTTGAGAAGACATTGTATGTAGATACTGTAAATGTGGCCGGATTACTATGTTCAAATTCAGGTTCCTCTAAAGTTCAGGAGGAGTGTATGGACTCTGCAGAGAAGGATCTGAAATCTTTGTCAAATAGCAGGGAAATTCAAGAAAATGCTGCTATAGAATGCTTTTCTGAAGATACAAAATGCTTGAATTTTCCAGGGGGAATGGGTAAACAGGAACATAAGGGCTTGCAGTGTGGTGATGCTGATTTATCTCTTCTCTCAGACAATTTACCTCACAAAGGCGAAGCAGAAAGGATTGAGGACTTATCTCAGGCCTTAGTATGTATAAGAACTCACTTTGAAGGAAATCAAGATATTGAAAGCGATCAGATTTCAAACATTGATTCAGAAAATGCAAAAACCAGTTTAGTACAGAATCTTCTTCCCCCACTTCAACCAAAAACTCCTTCTGAATCTTGGCTTAGGCGAACTCTGCCATCAATTTCCTCTCAAAACCCATCTTCGCATTTATACCGAGGCACCAATTTGCAGAGTAAGAGGCAGGATCTTAAGACATCCTGTACTAGATCCAAATGGGAAAATATTGTAAAATCATCCTATTTGCATAGTGATCATGTACGGTATTCTGAG GAATTATTTCCTCATGCTTCTCAGCAATCCAAAAGTTAG